In the Sandaracinus amylolyticus genome, CGCGGACGCACGCGATGCCGAAGTCCCAGCCTTCGTCCGCGTGGAGCCCGGTCACGCGGAACGAGGCCCACCGGCAGTCGACCGCAGCGTGTGCGATCTGCTCGAGGCCCGCGTCGGGCGGTGCGCCGCAGCCTTCGGCGAGCAGCCGCCACGCTCGCAGCCGCGAGCCCGCACCGAGACCGCCGCGATCGTAGGGACCTCCGCGCGCGATCGCCCCGAAGAGGGCGCGCAGCGCGCCCGATGCGGAGAGCTCGACGAGGTCGCGCACCGGCTGCCGTGACCGCGGCGCTCGTCGCACGAGGTCGGCCCATGCGAGCGCGATCACCTCGCGCGTCGGAGCGAGCGCGCCGTCCGCGATCGACCACGCGCCCGCGACGTCGGAGAGGATCGGCTCGCGCCAGGACGGTGGCACCTCGCGCGGCTCGAGCGGACTGCCGAGCACCACCGCGGTCGGCTCGCGCATCGTCGCGGGGAGCGCGACCGTCTCGATGGTGGTCGGTGGGCTCGCGCCCGCGAGCGACTCGGGCGCCGACCAGGTCCATCCGCCCGGCCATCCGTGCACGACGTCGTGAGGCCGGAGGACGTGATCACCGAGCCCGCGCTCCCAGTCGTAGAGGAAGAGCGGGAGCCTCGCGAGCGGGTGCGCGAGCGCGCGCCAGTAGGCGGCGATCACGGGATGGCGATCGAGCCGGATGCCGCCGACGACGAGCTCCTGGATCCAGCACGCGAGCACGTCCGCGGCGCATCCTCCGGTGATCGCCGCGAGGAGCACCTCGAGCGGCTGGAACATCGCGAGGTCGACGGCGCGCTCGGGGCCGCGACGCGCGCCGAGCGGGCGCGAGAGCAGCGCGAGGCAGGCACGCACATGCTCGATCCCCGGGCGCGTCGCGAGGAGCTGCGTGACGTCGTCGAGGAGATGCTGGCGGGCTTCGGTGCGCCACCGCAGCGATCGCGTCTCGAGGCGATCGCCCACCGCGAGCAGCGCGGCCGGGCCTCCCTGGTCGAAGAGCGCGCGCAGCCGATCTCGATGCGCGCTCGAGTCGTAGCGCGAGAAGCCCGCGACGAACGCGCCGACGAGCTCGTCCACGTCGTCGAGATCGTTGGAGCTCAAACGATCGACACCGCGATCGCGAACGACGTGATCACGAGCAGCGCGCCGATCGCGAGGCCGAGCCACGCGATCGACGGAAACACCGCGCGCACGCGATCGGTCGCGGCGCGCTGGGGATCGCCCCACACCGCGAGCGCACCCGGGGGCCACGGCGTGTGGGCGTCGCGCAGCGTCACGCCGCCGAGGCGCGCCCCGTTCGTCCGCAGCACGACCGGCGTGCCCTCGGGCAGCGCGGCGGGCAGCTCGGGATCGAGCGCGACCGCGCGGACGGGCGTGTCGGGGAGCGCGATGCGCAGCGCACCTCCGTCGGCCTCGATCCACGCGCCGCCGGCCGCGTGCACGCTGTCGCCGTCGACGCGAACGGGCGCGCTCCGCACCCGCAGCACGCCGTGGACGAGCTCGCCCTCGCGGCCCGGCTGCACGACCGCGAGCACCTCGCGCATCCGTGCCTGGGCGCCCCCGTTGCGCCCCGCGAACGCGAGGCCGAGCGCGCACGCGAGCACGAGCAGCGCGACGACCGAGACGGGCATCCGCTGCTCGAAGCGAGCCCCCATCGTGTCGTCGACGCGGTGCCCCTGGGTGTCGATCACGAGCTCGCACGACTCGTAGAAGTCGTCGTTGCCGAGCACGACCACGATCTCCTCGCGCCCGCCGCGCCGCACCCGGTAGGCCGAGGCGCGATCGATCGAGACGTAGGGGCCGGCGTAGTAACGCTCGGTCGGGCCGCCCACGCGCCCGACGTCGATCCACCGCCAGTCGTACGAGATGCGCACGTCGGTGCCGGGGACCATCCACGGCTCGCCGTACGTGGGCTCGCCGCCCTCCATCGCGCCGCGCGTGCGCAGCGGGAGCGGCGTGCTCAGCGCGAGCGCGATCGTCGCGATCACCATCCCCAGCGGCACGAGCACGAAGCCGCCGAGCCTCGAGAGCGCGCTCGCCATGCGCGCGGGATCGTCGAACGAGACGAGCGCGTCGTCGGCCGCGCGCGCGATCACGCGGAGGGCCCAGGGCGCGATCAAGATGTCGATCGCGACGCCCACCGGCAGCGCGAGCACCACGAAGACGTCGTCGACGAGCGCGCCGAGGATCGCGAGCGCGAACGGAAGCGCACCGAGCGCGCCCAGCATCGCGCCGAGACCGAGGGTGCGGCCCACCCCGAGGTGCGCGGCGGCGCGGACCGCGCGGAGCACGACCGCAGGCCCTTTGGTGCGCAGCACGAGCGAGGGCGCGAGCACGAACGGTGCGCAGAGCAGCGCCGAGGTCATCGGCGCGAGCAGCGTGACGATCTCGATCGCGAGATCGTCGTCACCGGCGAGCCGCTCGATCGGATCGACGATCGCGACGCCGAGCGCGACGCCGATCACGACCGCCGGCGCGAGCACGAGGATCGCCGTCCATCCGGCGCGGATCCGGCGCTCCTGCGCGTCGCCGCGCGGCAGCTCGTGGCCCCACGCGAGCAGCTCGCCCACCCCCGTCGCGAGGATCGGCAGGCCGACGAGGAACGGCGAGAACACCAGCCCGAGCGACGTCGCGAGCCACGCGGAGAACGGAGGCGAGCGCACGACACGAGGGTAGACGAGCCCTCGCGCGATCGCGACGTGGACCGTCCGCTTGCCGGGGCGCGCGGTGCCCTCACCCTAGCGGGCGATGTCGCTCCGTCCCTGGCTGCTCTGCGCGCTCTTCGTCACGCTGGTCGGTTGCCCTGGAGAGGTGGAGTTCGGTGAGCGCTGCGAGCGCACCTCGCAGTGCCCCGAGCCCTACGCGTGCGTGCTCGGACGGTGTCGCTCGGAGTGCGTCGAGCAGCGCGACTGCCCGCTCGAGGCCGACTGCGTGCTCGTCGACGGTGCGGGGGTCTGCACGCTGCCGCAGGACGCGTGCGAGTTCGACGCGCAGTGCGCGCAGCCGCTGGTGTGCGGCGACGGGCGCTGCCGCGCGGGGTGCGTGGAGGGCGACGACTGCGTGCGCGGCGCGTCGTGCGAGGTGCGCGGCGGGCGCAACGTCTGCGTCGCCGCCGAGGTCGCGCCGCCCGACGCCGGCGCGCCCTCCGACGCCGGCACCGATGCGGGCTGGGACGGCGGCACGTCGGGATGCATCGATCCCGCCGACGGGGTGATCCGCCCGGGGCTCGGCGGCTGGTGCATCGAGAGCAGCGGGCTCGACGATCCCGACGAGCGCGCGGAGGTCGTGTTCGCGGGCGATCGTCACGCGCTCGAGATCGATCTGCGCGGCGCGCCCGGGGGGAGCTGGGTGCGGGCGTACCAGGAGATCGCGCTCGACGAGAGCGTCTCGCACACCGCGCTGGTCCCGGAGCTCGAGGTCCAGGGAGGCGCGGCGATCTTCGCGCTCGAGGCGCTCGACGCGAGCGGCGCGGTGCTCGCGCGACGCGCCTACGTGCATGGCGCCACGCCCGGCGACGACGACGCGTGCGACGCGACCGGACGGACCACGACGCGCTGCGAGCACGTCGCGCGCTACAACGACTACCTGCTCGCGACCGGCGTGTGGCTCGGAGACATGGGGACCGACGTCTCGCGCGTCGTGCGGGTCCGCCGGACCATCGAGCTCGTGGCGGGCGATGGATCGCAGGCGCGGCTGCTCTCGACGGGCTTCGTCGCCGACACGACGCCGTGCCCGATCTCGTGGTGGCGCACCGAGCCCGTGCTCGCGCGCGCGTTCTTCGATCGCCCGGGCTCGCGGCTCGATCCGCACCTCGTGTGGGCCGGCGATCTCGGCGCGCCGGTGCACCTCTCGCCGCGAGCGGCGTGCGGCAGCGCGGTCTCGTTCGAGGGCTCGCGCTGGCTCGAGCGGAGCGCGGCGCTGCCCGAAGACGGACGCGCGACGACCGTCGAGCTGTGGTGGAGCGCCGACGAGAGCTACGGAGGAACGCTGCCGCACGCGCTGCTGTGGCAGGTCGACGGAGACCTCGGGGTGACGATCGAAGGGCGCCGCCTGCGCGTCACCGCCGGCGCGTGCGGAGGCGATCCCTCGGCGCCCGCGCTCGAGGTGATCGACGATGCGCATCCGATCGTCGACTTCGAAGCGCGTCCGCAGGAGATCGAGGTGCTCGTCGACCACGCGACGCCGCGGCTCTGTCTCGCGCGCGAAGGCGTGCGCATCGGGTGTGACGTCACGCCCGCGTGCGCGATGCCGGCGCGTGGCCGGGGCGCGCTGCGGATCGGCGCGGGCGAGTCCGGCGTGCACCAGCCCTTCCGGGGCACGATCGACGAGCTGCGGGTCCGCGAGGGCGACGTGAGCCCCGATCCCGCGCGTCGCTCCGGCGCCTGTTTTCTCGACCGCGTCTGCGCCGCCGGGCAGGAGAGGCGCTGGGTGCGTGACTCGGGCTCGCTCGAGTGCCGGCCGTCGGCCGATTGCGCCACGGTCTCGACGTGCCCCGCGCACGCGCGCGACTCGAGCGCCGCGTGCGCCGGCACGGGCGAGGATCTCGAGTGTGTGATCGCGACCGACGCCGACTGCTTCACGGTCACCGGGACGTGCGGCGATGGGTGCGTGTCCTCCGACCGCTGCCGCGAGTCGATCGCGCCCGAGAGCGCCTGCGGGAGCTAGGACAGGAAACGCGCGCGCAGCTCGGGCGTCGGGACGCGGCACTGCTCGGTGCGGCCGAACCAGCGATATCGATTGCGCGCGATCAATCGGTACACGGCATCGCGCACGAAGCGCGGGACGATCACGAACGCGTAGAGCGCGGGCCAGAGCCCACCGAGCCGACGCGCGATGCGCAGCGCCGCGGTCGAGTGCTCGTAGATGCGCCCGTCCTCGACCAGCACGACGCTCTCGGGGTCGCCCGCGGGCGGCGTGCGGCCGTGCTCGCGCAGGAGCGCCGCGGCGCGATCCGACTGCAGCGACGCGAAGTGGAACGTCGCGCGGGGATCGCGATCGACGATGAACTGCACCGCGCCGTGGCAGAGGTTGCACACGCCGTCGAAGAGCACGATCGGATGATCGGGGGTCACGCCCTGCGATCCTGGGGACCCGCGGCGCGGCTCGCAACACGTCAGTCCGAGACCCGAGGGCACGTCGTGGCCCCCGTGCTAATGCCTGACCCCGTGCCCGAGGCCGCCGTTCCTTCCGCTTCGTATTGGCTCAGCCGGCTCGACGCCGTCGCGTGGCTGCGCGGCCTGCCGGACGCGTCGGTCGATCTGGTGGTGACCGATCCGCCCTACGAGTCGCTGGAGAAGCACCGCGCGGTGGGCACCACCACGCGCCTCAAGCACAGCAAGTCGTCGAGCAACGACTGGTTCACGGTCTTCCCCAACGCGCGCTTCGAGGAGCTCTTCCGCGAGGTGCACCGCGTGATGCGGAAGAACACGCACTTCTATCTCTTCTGCGATCAGGAGACCGCGTTCCACGCCAAGCCCGTCGGAGAGAAGGTCGGCTTCAAGTTCTGGAAGCCGCTCATCTGGTCGAAGGTGACGATGGGCATGGGGTACCACTACCGCTCGACCTACGAGATGATCCTCTTCTTCGAGAAGGGAAAACGGCGGCTCAACGATCTCGGGATCTCCGACGTGATCGTCGAGAAGCGGATCCACCGGGGTTATCCCACCGAGAAGCCGGTGCGCGTGAACCGCGTGCTGATCGAGCAGAGCACGGCGCCCGGCGAGATCGTGATCGATCCGTTCATGGGCACCGGCTCGGCGGGGCTCGCGGCGATCGAGGTCGGCCGTTCGTTCTGGGGCAACGACATCAGCGAGAAGGCGATCGCGATCGCCGAGGAACGGCTCGGCGCGAGCGGTGCGGCCCGGCTCGCGACGCCGCCCTTCCCCCGCACGCTCTTGGCGTTCTGAGCATTGGGTGGTAATCGCGGCGCGCCATGCCGCTCACCGGGACGCAGTACGCGAACCTGATCGCGTCGTACGTGGTGCACAACTTCGGGCACCGCGGGATCACGGTCTATCGCGAGGTCTATCTCGGCAAGACGATCATCGGGAAGAACCGACGGCTCGACATCTTGATCCTCGAGGAGCAGACGCGCGTCGCGATGGGCCTCGAGTGCAAGTACCAGGACACCGCGGGCACCGCCGACGAGAAGATCCCCTACGCGCTCGCCGACCTGGAGCAGCTCGACATGCCGGTGTGCCTCGTCTACGCGGGCAAGGGCTGGAGCGGCGGGATCCTGCACATGCTGCGCGCCTCGCCGCTCGCAGCGTACTGCGAGCCCGACGGGGAGTCGCTCGCCCCCAGCGATCAGACGCGCGAGCTCGATGCGGCGCTCGCGATGACGTTCAAGTGGTGGGATCTCGTGGTGCGCGGCAAGACGCCGTTCACGATCGGGAAGAAGGCATGAGCTGGGGCGTCGGCGCGATGCGCGACGGCGAGGGTCGCGCGGCGGGCGAGATGCTCGGACGTGCGTTCGCCGAGAACCCGGTCGCGAAGGCGTGCCTCTCGTTCTGCGATCGCGAGACGCGGCGGTCGCGGGTGGCGTGGCTCAACCGCGGGCTCGTCGAGGCGGCGCGGCGCGCGGGGACGATCGAGGTCGTGCGCGAGGGTGATCAGGTCGTGGGCGCGCAGCTCTCGTTCGCGCCCGGCACGTGGCCGCTGCGTGCGAGCGTGTACCCGTGGATGGCCGGGGGCGCGCTCGGGACCGGCGTGCGCGGTGCGTGGCGCTACGCGCGCTACGACCACGAGGTGCATCCGTTCCATCCGCGCGAGCCGCACTTCTATCTCTGGGTGCTCGGCGTGGAGCCGGCGCTCCAGGGACGCGGCGTGGGCAGCGCGCTGCTGCGAGCGTTCTGCGCGCGCGCCGACGCGGCGCGGATGCTGGCGTACCTCGAGACCGATCGGTGGGAGAGCGTGCTGCTCTATCAGCGACACGGCTTCGAGGTCGCGCAGGAGGTCACGATCCCCGCGCTCGGCGATCTGCGTGCCTGGATGATGCGCCGCGCGGCCCGCTGATTGCGCGATCACGGGTCGGTGCGCACGTGCGGGGGACATGGGTCTCGCCGGCCACGTCACGCGCGCGGTGACACGCGCGCTCCTGCCCGCCGCGGAGCAGGAGCGTCTCGCGGGCCTGCAGCTCCACGACGCGGGGCACGGCTGGGATCGGCTGGGCATGCACCCCGACTCGGTGAAGCTCTCGGCCGCGACCACACGCTTCCTCTACGAGGTCTGGTTCCGCGTCGACTCGCGCGGCGCCGAGGGCATCCCGAGCACGGGTCCGGTGATCCTCGCCGCGAACCACGCGGGGCTCCTCCCGCTCGACGGCGTGATGCTGTGGGCCGACGTGCTGCGTCACACGAGCCCGCCGCGCGTGGTGCGCATGGTCGCCGACACCTTCGTGCCGCGACTGCCCTTCGTGGGCACCGCGTTCAGCCGCACCGGTGTGGTCGGGGGCAACCGCGCGACCGTCGATCGTCTGCTCGACGACGGAGAGCTGCTCGGCGTGTTCCCCGAGGGCGTGCCCGGGATCGCGAAGCCGTCCTCGGAGCGCTACCAGCTGCGCCCGTTCCGCGTGGGCCACGCCGAGCTCGCGATCCAGCACGGCGCGCCGATCGTGCCGGTCGGCATCGTCGGATCGGAAGAGCAGTGGCCCGAGCTCGCGCGCATCGAGTCGTTCCACCTCTGGGGCGCGCCCTACCTGCCGATCCCCGCGACGCCGTTGCCGCTGCCGGTGCGCTACCGCATCCGCTACGGCACGCCGATCGATCCCCGCGCGCGCTTCTCGGCGCGACAAGCCGACGATCCCGGCGCCGCGCGAGCGCTCGCGCGCGAGGTGCAGGCCGCGGTGCAGGCGCTGATCGATCAGGGCCTCCGCGAGCGAAAGGGGCTCTTCCGATGACCGGCGTGCTGGTGACGGGCGCGACGACTCTCTTCGGTCGCGCGCTGGTCGAGCGCCTGCTCGCGCGGCGCGACGGCACCACGGTGCTCGCGGTCGCCGCGGAGCGGACGTGGCCCGGCGTGCAGGATCGCCGGCTCCACTACCTGCCGCTCGATCTCACGCGCTCGCGCGACGTGCGCGAGCTCCTCTTCGGGCCGGCGCGCGATCTCGCGATCGACGTCGTCGTCCACTCGGCGCACCACCGCAGCGTGCGCGCCAAGGGCCGTCGCGTGCACGCGCTGAACGTCGACGCGACGCGCGAGATGCTGCAGCTCGCCGAGCGTCATCCGACGATCCGCCGCTTCGTGTACGTCGGCTCCGCGGAGATCTATCGGGTCGACGCCGCGCTCCCCGCGCTGATCGGCGAGGATCATCCGATCGAGATGAGCCCCGAGATGCCGCAGCGAGTGCGCGACCGCGTCGAGGCGGACCTCACGGTGTGCGTGCGCATGGGGCTCTCACCGCTCTCGATCGCGGTGCTGCGTCTCGCGGAGACCTTCGCGCCCGAGTGTGGGAGCCAGCTCTTCGACTATCTCTCGTCGCGCGTGTGTTACCGGCCGATCGGGCACGACCCGATGCTCGACGTGATCTCGATCGAGGACGCGACGCGCGCCACCGAGCTCGCGCTCGCATCGCGCGCCCAGGGCGTGTTCAACGTGCCCGGCGCCGACGTGCTCCCGCTGAGCGCGGCGATCGCGTACGCGAAGCGCATCGCGATCCCGATCGGGGCATCGCTGATCGGCCCGCTGTACACGGCGCGCGCGCGGGTGCGCGGCACCGAGTTCGAGTGGTCGCTCAACCGCCGGCGCTTCCGGTGGAGCGGTGTGCTCGACGGCGCGCGCGCGAAGCGCGAGCTGGGGTACCAGCCGCAGCATCGGGTGCGGTGGACCGCGCCCGCCGACGAGACGACCGAGCCGACGCCGCGCGTGCACGTCGACGACACACTGCGCGCGACGCCGCCGACGTGACACGATCGCGTGCGTGGCCGTCGATCCACGCGACCACCCGCTCGGGGTCCAGGCGATCGAGCTCGTCGAGGGCGAGATCCTCGTCGCGCGCGCGAATTGGGATCGTCTCGAGGTGCGCGACGAGCACGGTGCGCTGCGCTTCGCCCACGAGATCGCACGACCGGGATGGCTGCTCCGCGAGATGCGGTTCGTCGGGCGCTCGCTCGCGTGCGCGATCGGGACCGACATCTCGTGCGTCGGGATGCAGCTCTGGGACGTGTCGACCGGTCGCTGCACGGTCGAGCATACCCATCCGGACGTCGACGGACCGGCGCTGTACTGGAGCGCGCAGGGCACGTCGCTGCTCCTCGCGCACGTCGGTGATGGCGCGGTGCTCCTCGACGTCGATCGGCAGATCGAGCTCGTCGCGCCGATGGTGGTCGACGCGCTGTGCGGGGCGCCCTCGCCCGAGCTCGATCGGTTCGCGTTCGGGGGCTGGGAGCGGGTCTCGATCCGCGATCGCGATGGGGTCGAGGTGCTCGCGATCCCGAACGAGATCGGTGACATCGACGACATCGCGTGGACGAAGGACGGGCTCCTCGTGGTCGCGCCGGTGCGCAGTCGCGTCGAGGTGCGCGATGCCCGCGACGGATCGCTGCGCTTCGTCACTGCCGGGCGCGGCCTCCGCACGACGTCGCCGTGCGGGCGCTGGGCCGTGCTCGATCGCGCGCTGCTCGATCTGCACACGCGCGCCGAGCACCCGCTCGAGCACTCGCACCACGCGACGTTCGATCTCGCGCGCGGCGATCTCGTGCTCGCCGATACCCAGCGCACCTGGCGCGTCCCGCTGCCGCGCTGATCGTGCACACTGCGCCGCGTGCGCAGGGTGTGGATCGTCGGCTCGTCCGGCGCGGGCAAGACGACGCTCGCGCGAACCGTCGCGTCGCGCCTCGAGCTCCCGCACGTCGAGCTCGACGCGATCCATCACCAGGCGGACTGGCGCCCGCTCGCGACGCCCGAATTCCGCGCGCAGGTCGAGGCACGGCTCGATGCCTCGGATCGTTGGGTCATCTGCGGCCAGTACGTCTCGAAGCTCGGCGATCTGGTGCAGCGGCGCGCCGACACGATCGTGTGGCTCGACCTGCCGCGCGCGCTGGTGATGCGACGGCTGATCGCACGCAGCCTTCGCCGCGTGATCACGCGCGAAGAGCTGTGGAACGGCAACCGCGAGTCGTGGCGCGGGCTCACCAGCGCCGATCCCGAAGAGAACGTCGTGCTCTGGTCGTGGACGCGCTTCGCCGGCGTCCGCGCGCGTTACGCCGCGCTCTTCGACGAAGCGCCCCCGCACCTCACGCTGCACCGGCTGCGCTCACCGGCGGAGGTCGCGCGCTTCGTGCACGACCTCCGCCTCTGATCGATCAGCGCGTGTGCAGCCCGACGCGGTTGCCCTCGGTGTCGATCACGAACGCGATGGTGCCCAGCGCGCCGATCGACGTCGCGCCCAGCGCGATCGTCCCGCCCGCCTGCTCGGCGCGCGTGAGCCACGCATCGAGCTCACCGCGCGCATCGAGATAGACCACCGTGCCTCTGCCCGAGGGCGCGTTGTTGGGATCGGCGACCAACGTGCCTCCGACGTCGACGTCCTTCGACGACGCGAAGATCGCGTGCGGGACGCCCATGAACACCTCGCGTCGCAGCGTCGTGCCGGTCATCGCCTCGTAGAAGCGAGCCGCACGATCGATGTCGGCGCAGGGGATCTCGAACCAGGTGAGGACACTCTTCGGATTGCTCATGCGAGCATCGTGGAGCGGGCCTCTGTCAGCCTTCTGTCAGGATTGGCGCGGCGCGACCCGGAACGCGACGCGCGCGCCGCCGCCCTGACGATTCTCCGCCCACGCGCGACCACCGTGGGCCTGCGCGATGCGCCGCACCAGCGAGAGCCCGAGCCCGAGCGATCCCGCGCTCGCGCCCGCACGCCGCTCGCCGCGATAGAACGGATCGAACACCTTCTCGATCTCGTCGCCCGCGAACCCCGGCCCCTCGTCGTCGACCGCGAACACCAGGCCGCCCTGTTCTCCGAGCTCGCCGCGTGCGTCGCGCTCGATCACGAGGCGCACCACGCCGCCCGCGTGCCGCTTCGCGTTCTCGAGCAGGTTCGCGAGCGCGCGACCGAGCAGCGTCGCATCGCCGTCGAAGGGAACGCTCTCCTCGTCGCTCTCGAGCAGATCGATCGAGAGCCCGGCGCGCTCGAGCGCGCGCGCCCCGAGATCGAGCGCCTCGAGCGGACGTCGCTCGATCGCGTCGAAGCTGAGGCGCGAGCTCGCGAGCAGCTCGCCCACCAGATCGTCGATCTCGAGCACCTCGCGCTCGAGCTCGTCGCACGTCTTGGTCCCGAGCGGCTCGCCGCGCTCCGCTCCGTCGCGCGCGGTCTCGAGCAGGATGCGGATGTGCCCGAGCGGGGTGCGGATCTCGTGGCTCACCGCGGCGAGCAGCTCGCGCTGATCGCGAAGCTGCTTCTCGATGCGCGTCGCCATGTCGTCGATCGCGTCGGCGAGCACGCCGAGCTCGCCGGTGCGGTGATGCCCGATGCGCACCCGCGATCCGAGCTTGCCGGTGCCCACGTCGCGCGCGACCTGCACCACGTGCGAGAGCGGGCGCACGAGGCGTCGCGCGATCACGCCCGACGCCGCCCAGAGCGTGAGACACGCGACGACGACCCCGAGGATCAGCAACCAACCGGGCCGCGGCTGCGCGCGCTCCGCGCACACCTCGACGTGCCCGACCTCGCGCCCGCCGCGCACTACCGGCGCCTCGAAGCGGGGATGACGACACTCGCGCGCGCCGAAGCGCGAGAGCTCGTGCCCGCGCGCGTCCTCGAGCACGACCTGCACGTCGAGCTGATCCGACGTGGTCCGCGCGAGCTCGTCGCGCGCCGCGGGATCGTCCCAGACCACCGCGTACTGGTGGCCGACGAAGTGGCGCAGCCGCTCCCAGTCCTCGTGCCAGCCGCGATAGGGCGCCGCCGCGAGCGAGAGCACGAGCCACACGCTCGCACCGGTCATCACGATCGACGCGCCGAACCACGCGAAGATGCGGCGATGCAGCTTCGCGCGAACCCAGTACGTCAGCCCGCGACCGAAGGGCGGCGGCGTGGGCCTGCAGCGTTCCTCACGCACCGTTCACGCCTTCGCGCGAGAGCACGTAGCCGACGCCGCGCACCGTCTTGATGCGCTGCGGCGGATCGTCGCCGAGCTTCTTGCGCAGCCGCGAGATGTGCACGTCCACCGTGCGCTCGCCGACCACGACGTCGTCGCGCCCCGCCTCGGCGAGCAGCGCGTTGCGCGGGATGACGCGCCCCGCGCGCTTGATCAGCGCGACGAGGATGTCGAACTCGAGCCCGGTGAGCTCGACGACGCGCCCGTCGACGCTCACCTCGCGGGTGCCGAGATCCGCGCTGATGCCCGCGGCCGAGATGCGCTGATCGCCGGTCTCGGGGCGACCGCGCCGCATCACCGCGCGCAGTCGCGCGAGCAGCTCGCGGGGCGAGAACGGCTTGGGCACGTAGTCGTCGGCGCCGAGCTCGAGACCGACCACACGATCGGTCTCGTCTCCGCGCGCCGTCAGCATGATCACCGGCAGCGCGCCCTTCTCGACGCGGATGCGGCGCAGCACCTCGAGCCCGTCCATCTGCGGCATCATCACGTCGAGCAGCACGGCGTCGTACGCGCCGCTCTGACCTCCACCGAGCGCAGCGAGCCCCTTGGGCCCGTCGGGCGCGTACGCGAGCGTCACTCCGTTCTGCGCGAGATACGTCTCGAGCAGCTCGAAGAGCCGTCGATCGTCGTCGATCAGGAGCACCCGGATCATCGGTGGAGGCCCGTGTCGGTCACGCGGTCGATCTTACTCGCTGGGCGCCCAGCGTGCGTCGTGACGCTCACCTTCGTGCACGCGATGCGCGGCGCGCGTGCACACCTCGGCGACGTGCGCCTCGAACGCGGCGCGACGCGCCTCGTGACCGCGGGCGCAGTGGGCGAGGCTCGCGAACCCGCTCGCGTACCCCGCGACGGTGCCGAACGCGAGCAGACCGATCAGCAGCTTTCGTCCGAAGAACATCGTGATCTCTCCTCGTCTCGAAGGTCTCTCGCTCACGCCCAGTCGCTGCGGCCGCGGTAGGGCCCGCCGCCGAAGCGACCCCAGCCACCGCCGCCGCCCGCGAGGCCGCGCTCGATCAGGTCGGCGAGCTGCTTGCGCTGCGTCTCGTCGAGCGCGTCGCTCACGCGGGCGAACGCGCCGACCATCGCCTTGCGCACCTCGCGCAGCTTCTCGTCGTGGCGCGCGAAGAGCTCGCCCATCTGCACCTCGTCGACGATCCCGGCGCGCAGCGCGGCCGCGATGTCTCGGCGGGTGTCGTCGAGCTCGGTGCGCAGCGAGCGCGTCGCGCCGAAGATCTCTTCGACCGCCTGCTTGATCAC is a window encoding:
- a CDS encoding HAMP domain-containing sensor histidine kinase, with the translated sequence MREERCRPTPPPFGRGLTYWVRAKLHRRIFAWFGASIVMTGASVWLVLSLAAAPYRGWHEDWERLRHFVGHQYAVVWDDPAARDELARTTSDQLDVQVVLEDARGHELSRFGARECRHPRFEAPVVRGGREVGHVEVCAERAQPRPGWLLILGVVVACLTLWAASGVIARRLVRPLSHVVQVARDVGTGKLGSRVRIGHHRTGELGVLADAIDDMATRIEKQLRDQRELLAAVSHEIRTPLGHIRILLETARDGAERGEPLGTKTCDELEREVLEIDDLVGELLASSRLSFDAIERRPLEALDLGARALERAGLSIDLLESDEESVPFDGDATLLGRALANLLENAKRHAGGVVRLVIERDARGELGEQGGLVFAVDDEGPGFAGDEIEKVFDPFYRGERRAGASAGSLGLGLSLVRRIAQAHGGRAWAENRQGGGARVAFRVAPRQS
- a CDS encoding response regulator transcription factor; amino-acid sequence: MIRVLLIDDDRRLFELLETYLAQNGVTLAYAPDGPKGLAALGGGQSGAYDAVLLDVMMPQMDGLEVLRRIRVEKGALPVIMLTARGDETDRVVGLELGADDYVPKPFSPRELLARLRAVMRRGRPETGDQRISAAGISADLGTREVSVDGRVVELTGLEFDILVALIKRAGRVIPRNALLAEAGRDDVVVGERTVDVHISRLRKKLGDDPPQRIKTVRGVGYVLSREGVNGA